The genomic stretch AGCCGAGCCGGATAGTAAAACCATAGATGTAGAACTTCTCCCCGAGGAAATAACCACTAGTCTTATAAAATCGGGCATGGCGCCGGAAAACAATCCTGAACTCAGCGGCGCGGTAGAGAGCCTGGAGCGAAAAATGCTGACCCAGGCCTTAAAAAAATTTAAAGGCAACCGTACCAGAGCCGCTGAAAGTTTGGGACTCAGCCGGAGGGGGCTGCTCAATAAGATTGAACGGTACAAGCTGGATGTTTAAATATTTGTAAAGTTAATTCACAAATATTTGCGCTTCAACTTAACACCAGGAGTCCTCTAAGCCCTACCCTGTAGCGAAACCTTCACAGAATATTTTTGGCATGCAAACTGCTATCAAAACGAGAAGCGAAGAGCGACCCAATGGCAGTTCTGAAGATTTGTTGGTAATGATGCCTTTATTTCCGGTTGCAACTTCAATTGCAGTTGAGCGAATTACTGGCAAGAATCAATATTTTGATAATGATTAAATGGTGGTGAGATTCTGAGGACAAAGAAACCTGATTAAACAGCGAGGTCTGCTAAAAATAATTGAAGATATGGCCTGGGGTGAATGATTCATCAGGAAATTCGGATGTGATGGTCTCCGGCTCAAATTCTTTCGAGGGGAAATTGCGGCTGTTGATGGAGTCAATGTGCCGGGTTACCTGGTCAAATTGTTTTTTTTGCCCAAGGGCTTTATAAGCCACCGCCAGGTTTTGCCAACCTCCCAGATCATTTGGAAAACAGGCAACAATTTTTCGGTTCCAGCGAACCATGCCTTTATAATTTAGAATTCTCCAATTGGCTTCTCCTAAATAACGATAGAGCCGGACTTTGTTATTCGAAATTTCTAAAGCCCTGGTAAACCTTTCAATGGCCATGGGATAATTTCGCAACCGAAAATAAAGCAACCCGGAATCCGTTAACAAATGAGGCGACGGATTGATTTCTATTGTTTGAAATTCTTTCATCAAGTTCTCCTTCTGAACACCCTCCCCTACACAAAGCAGACGCGCTCCCGATCCGTGGGAAGGTTAAGTGACTCTTCCAACTTTTGAGCTTTCAGACGGTCTGTCAGGACTACACTCTCTTTTTTCGAACCGGCCGTCTTCGCATCCACTATATAAAAATTACCCAACTTCCCCTTTCTTAAGCAACTAATGTGCCAGTTTTACGATTGTAAAGAAAGTGTAAGATTTATGGGTGATTTTGCCGGAGGGGTACGAAAAAAGGTTGTAGGACGTGTTCAGGAATTGGTTAGTTTTTGCCCAGGTGGGCAAAAACTGGGCATTTAGTTAAAATGCAGGTTGATTTTACCTTTTTTTTGTTTAGAAGATTTTTTAGATTTGGTTTTACAGCTACATAATTTCATACTTCTTCTCTTCCGGACAACCCTAATAGTCAAATTCGCTAATTTTGCCGCGATCAGAGATTCAGAGTGCAGAGGCTTCAGAGATCAGAGGTGGAGAGAGCCACACGAAAACCGATGAAGAAGCTCTGGAGGCCCGGATAGCCCCCGCCGCGGGCCGAGCAGCGCACGACGCTATGATTGTCGAAGTAGGAACCGCCCCGAACAACACGCCTGTCCTCACCAGTCGTCGATGCATCATCGGGTGTTTCATAGTTCTCGCGCCATTTGGTCAAACACCATTCATAGACATTTCCGCTCATCTCCTCACACCCATAAGGGCTGGATCCATTGGGGAAGCTGCCAACGGCGTTCGTGGTTCTGATATGTCTTTCGTCATAATTGGCTTTTTCCGCATCCGG from candidate division KSB1 bacterium encodes the following:
- a CDS encoding tetratricopeptide repeat protein yields the protein MKEFQTIEINPSPHLLTDSGLLYFRLRNYPMAIERFTRALEISNNKVRLYRYLGEANWRILNYKGMVRWNRKIVACFPNDLGGWQNLAVAYKALGQKKQFDQVTRHIDSINSRNFPSKEFEPETITSEFPDESFTPGHIFNYF